In the genome of Raphanus sativus cultivar WK10039 chromosome 4, ASM80110v3, whole genome shotgun sequence, one region contains:
- the LOC130511590 gene encoding putative F-box/LRR-repeat protein At5g54820 codes for MVSRRKSDLLSSLPDCLLVTIISFLPFKQSVQTSVLDKRWKNICRETTSLVFKESEFVNLSADTETIKSERALFVSTMRQWISSFNGQVIENLEFYLSEPVSFEKEIISLTEFAASKQIKNVAIDFSSPASRKIEVVEHLVTLMHYQNTEFDITRIFFNLTHVRNLTICSFLIQMIQDCEDPMELHDAMEARHLVMKTNLHAKEFIGITIFLNSCPELESLTFDMDTTERILRISFPLDPKTFWLTNGTYECLERTLKVVKVKNFRGGSNELHVLKYLIRRGLVMEQLDLYEAKGLDEDQKRLVVTAAEEVQKNVENGSKHLRITLHKA; via the exons ATGGTTTCAAGAAGAAAATCTGACTTACTTTCAAGTTTACCTGATTGTCTTCTTGTTACAATCATATCTTTCTTGCCTTTCAAACAATCAGTCCAGACAAGTGTTCTTGACAAACGATGGAAGAATATTTGTCGTGAAACAACAAGCCTCGTATTCAAAGAATCTGAGTTTGTGAACTTATCTGCTGATACAGAAACCATAAAGTCTGAGAGAGCTTTGTTTGTTAGCACTATGCGTCAATGGATCTCTAGCTTTAATGGTCAAGTCattgaaaatttagaattttatctCTCTGAACCAGTGTCTTTCGAGAAAGAGATCATATCTCTAACCGAATTTGCAgcctcaaaacaaataaaaaatgtagCTATTGATTTCTCAAGCCCAGCCTCAAGAAAAATCGAAGTTGTAGAGCATTTGGTCACGTTGATGCATTATCAAAATACAGAATTCGATATTACTCGTATCTTTTTCAATCTGACACATGTTAGGAACCTGACGATCTGTTCTTTTCTTATTCAG ATGATCCAAGACTGTGAAGATCCTATGGAATTGCATGATGCGATGGAAGCACGACATTTGGTGATGAAGACTAATCTGCATGCAAAGGAGTTCATAGGAATTACAATATTTCTCAATAGCTGTCCAGAACTGGAATCTCTCACGTTTGATATGGATACTACTGAACGTATCTTG AGAATTTCGTTTCCATTAGATCCGAAAACGTTTTGGCTCACCAACGGTACATATGAGTGTTTGGAAAGGACACTTAAGGTTGTCAAAGTAAAAAACTTTCGGGGCGGCTCCAACGAGTTACATGTGCTGAAGTACCTGATCCGAAGGGGACTCGTGATGGAACAGCTTGACCTTTATGAGGCAAAGGGATTGGACGAGGATCAAAAGAGGTTGGTAGTGACTGCAGCAGAGGAGGTTCAGAAGAATGTCGagaatggttcaaagcatttaaGAATTACTCTGCACAAGGCTTGA